The genomic stretch atgAAGAAGTGAAGccagataaaataaataaataaaaaataaacaaaagattaaaaattGGAAAGGAACTTAAAGAAAACAACTCGAAATATTTCAGAGTTGAAATCTACCTCTACCTGAAGAGGcatatagttatatataattatacatggataataattaaaagataaacgCATACTAAAACAAGAAGGATAATgctaaaaagacaaaaaaaactacaacaattaataaaaattaaataaggcAACTTACGACTGTTTTTTTGCTGTCTTTGGTTACCAAACATTTTTAAAACACTAAACATAACGTGAACATTTCTATCTCAacaactaaaggaaataaagtaaaaattaaaactactacaaatataataaattgtTAAGATCCGAAATTATATTCAGGAATCTAAGAAAACGCTTGTGAGAACCATGTCAGACTCTTGCATACATGTCTTCAGTATCTTCAAGCCCTGTAATGACACACAAATAGAGATAATTATGAGTTTAATTTAAAGGATCGGATAACAGATTTAAACATAGAAAATACTACTTACATACATCACATTCACATACCTCTTTCATGCCGAGTTGAACAACAGCGTCTTTCAAGATAGCAACGTTCTTGCCATTGAACTGGTTATTAAGCATGGTGATGCTGGATATGGTTGAGATGGGTTTAATGACAAGATCGTCCATGATCATATAACTTACTGCTTCTTTCACAAacccattattattgttgtaaGCTCTACCCTTGATATAGGTCGTTTCCTTCGTCATATTATGATAAGGATAATTCGTACAAGTGCCACAAAGAGAGTTATACACATCTGATATAGTCTTGCAGTTACTATTGTTGCACCCGTACAGCTTTGGCGTTATCATTCCAGCAGCTGAAGGGAGGAGGCCGGAGATGGAAGGTGAAGTAGGGCCAAGAACGGTTGGACGAAGGAGAAGATCCTTAGATAAGTTTGGTTGCATGTAAATATGGTTGAGGTTTTCAACGCTAGAATAGAGATTACCTAAGCAACCAACGGCATCTTCCTTGGTTAAAAGCTTGACGACGATAGCAAGTGGCAACTGAAGAAAGGTAAATAGAAAATCCACCACTTCCTTAGAAGCTTCTGCAAACAGCACTTTCTTACCCTTTGTGTCTATCAGAAGCTTCATACTCAAACTAGTTTTAGTGGATGTGTTGGTCGTCATGCCTCAAAGACAGAGATGGAGTAAAAATTGGTGATTTTTGAAGAGATATGTAAAGagaggctaattttttttgttatggaaAAAAAAGTGGTGATATACTTTAACATggtaatttttggtgttttttaaaattgtgggAGTACACAAATCGCTGGGTCTGATTTCtgtacttaaaattttttaatttttttttaacacaaatcCCTGGCACCGATTTGTGTACCTCCCAGAAATCGGTGGCACCGATTTGTATACCTCCCAAAAATCCCTGGTACTGATTTGTGTTTCCCAGAAATCGGTGGCACCGATTTGTGTACCTCTCAGAAATCGGTTCTAGTTAAACGATCCTACATTTGAATAAAACATCCCAACAATCCACATTTACGAAAAACACT from Arachis stenosperma cultivar V10309 chromosome 9, arast.V10309.gnm1.PFL2, whole genome shotgun sequence encodes the following:
- the LOC130950316 gene encoding uncharacterized protein LOC130950316, producing the protein MTTNTSTKTSLSMKLLIDTKGKKVLFAEASKEVVDFLFTFLQLPLAIVVKLLTKEDAVGCLGNLYSSVENLNHIYMQPNLSKDLLLRPTVLGPTSPSISGLLPSAAGMITPKLYGCNNSNCKTISDVYNSLCGTCTNYPYHNMTKETTYIKGRAYNNNNGFVKEAVSYMIMDDLVIKPISTISSITMLNNQFNGKNVAILKDAVVQLGMKEGLKILKTCMQESDMVLTSVFLDS